One Nicotiana sylvestris chromosome 12, ASM39365v2, whole genome shotgun sequence genomic window carries:
- the LOC104225545 gene encoding uncharacterized protein has translation MGTREVYEEKLKRGNLDYDPTIKPGLGSARCPRCLSLLNPTSKSGEWAITPVLHDVTAVAGSGIGGLLSAIHGFNTGIPFVQRHVKGPKWLPFVIGLPPLLMFSSASAAFGGYALPKFTQLTVTSYYASSSASHYGISLLTRHIEEAHTSGAQRERLS, from the exons ATGGGAACACGAGAGGTATACGAAGAAAAGCTGAAGAGAGGAAATCTCGATTATGATCCTACAATCAAACCTGGCCTCGGCTCTGCTCGATGCCCTCGTTGTCTTTCTCTCTTGAACCCCACTTCG AAAAGTGGAGAATGGGCGATTACTCCTGTACTGCATGATGTCACGGCTGTG GCTGGCTCGGGAATTGGTGGACTGCTCAGTGCAATTCATGGTTTCAATACAG GTATCCCTTTCGTCCAGAGACATGTGAAAGGACCAAAGTGGCTTCCATTTGTTATAGGG CTTCCTCCACTTCTCATGTTCTCTTCAGCTAGTGCGGCATTTGGAG GATATGCACTTCCGAAGTTTACTCAACTTACGGTGACTTCATATTACGCTTCTTCAAGTGCATCACATTATGGAATATCGTTGCTCACCAGACATATTGAAGAGGCCCATACTTCTGGTGCTCAACGTGAAAGACTCAGCTGA